One genomic segment of Terriglobales bacterium includes these proteins:
- a CDS encoding peptidase MA family metallohydrolase, whose product MRAFLILLSACFLSAHVAVPAAAETIRLKNGRSIVADRVREKGSRIEYEIGDNTYAIAKSLVERIDAGSAPPAASSRAELPMLAPSQPVERADELLARVVRDGRVDTEALAALDDPSKPDQAAAAYFVAAQHELNHGSPEQARRHLERAVAYLPEHAVLLEHYVAVLVQLKRYQEAISRAEQATRLAPNSADAFGLLGLALFYSGKTEEAVKAWRKSLALRPSAVVEQYLAQAERDLAAESTYGQQESGHFSMRYEGRQVSAELRRDILATLEAHYDALVNELGVAPRETIPVILYTEQAFSDVTQAPAWMGALNDGKLRIPVEGLERMTGELSRVLKHELAHSFINQITRNRCPVWLNEGVAMALEPRNSAPYGRMLAQLFLTQRHIPLNALEGPFTRFSSAQATVAYLESLAAVDYIRDTYGMSDVVRVLERIGEGASTETALRTTVRAGYGRLEEDIGQYLKKTYGE is encoded by the coding sequence GTGCGGGCCTTTCTCATCCTTCTTTCTGCGTGTTTCCTCAGTGCCCATGTGGCTGTGCCGGCCGCAGCGGAGACTATCCGCCTGAAAAACGGACGCTCAATCGTGGCCGACCGGGTGCGTGAAAAGGGCAGCCGCATCGAGTATGAGATCGGCGACAACACCTACGCCATCGCCAAGTCACTGGTGGAGCGAATCGACGCCGGGAGTGCGCCGCCGGCGGCCTCCTCGCGGGCGGAATTGCCCATGCTCGCGCCCAGCCAACCGGTAGAGCGCGCCGATGAATTGCTGGCGCGGGTGGTTCGCGACGGGCGCGTGGACACCGAAGCCCTGGCGGCGCTCGACGATCCCTCGAAGCCCGACCAGGCCGCCGCCGCCTACTTCGTCGCCGCGCAGCACGAGCTCAACCATGGCAGCCCGGAGCAGGCGCGGCGGCACCTGGAGCGCGCCGTCGCTTATCTTCCGGAACATGCCGTGCTGCTGGAGCACTACGTCGCGGTACTGGTGCAACTGAAGCGCTATCAGGAAGCCATCTCGCGGGCGGAGCAGGCCACCCGCCTGGCGCCGAATTCGGCGGACGCCTTCGGGCTGCTGGGCCTGGCGCTGTTCTACTCCGGAAAGACCGAAGAAGCGGTGAAGGCGTGGCGGAAGTCGCTGGCGCTGCGTCCCAGCGCCGTAGTCGAGCAATACCTGGCGCAGGCGGAGCGCGACCTGGCCGCCGAGTCCACCTACGGCCAGCAGGAGAGCGGCCATTTCTCCATGCGCTACGAAGGGCGCCAGGTGTCGGCGGAGTTGCGGCGGGACATCCTGGCGACTCTGGAAGCGCATTACGACGCGCTGGTGAACGAGTTGGGCGTGGCTCCGCGTGAGACCATCCCGGTGATCCTCTACACCGAGCAGGCCTTCAGCGACGTCACCCAGGCGCCGGCGTGGATGGGGGCGCTGAACGACGGCAAGCTGCGCATCCCGGTGGAGGGCCTGGAACGCATGACCGGCGAACTCTCGCGCGTGCTCAAGCACGAGCTGGCGCACTCCTTCATCAACCAGATCACGCGCAATCGTTGCCCGGTGTGGCTGAACGAAGGGGTGGCCATGGCGCTGGAGCCGCGCAACTCGGCGCCCTACGGACGCATGCTGGCGCAGCTTTTTCTGACGCAGCGCCACATCCCGCTGAACGCGCTGGAAGGACCGTTCACGCGCTTCTCGTCGGCGCAGGCGACGGTGGCGTACCTCGAATCCCTGGCGGCGGTGGACTACATCCGCGACACCTACGGCATGAGCGACGTGGTGCGCGTGCTGGAACGGATCGGCGAGGGCGCCAGCACCGAAACCGCGCTGCGCACGACCGTGCGAGCCGGATATGGACGCCTGGAAGAGGACATCGGGCAGTATCTCAAGAAGACCTACGGAGAATAG